Proteins encoded within one genomic window of Blattabacterium cuenoti:
- a CDS encoding diadenylate cyclase — protein MLLQVYRLVYNTAALNIFYGIIATFIFWKIVEMYKMKLLSIVISAFFKGGFLALIILFQPEIRKFLLIVGSRIFFKKFVFSLFEKSEVTSSVKTETIDSIVKACAIFSGDKTGGLIVIQLHQDLKEFIQNGDEMDAKINIPILESIFYKNSPLHDGAVVVRKNKIVRTRAILPVSYNKEIPSRLGLRHRAAIGLSEKTDAICLVISEETGYISYIKDQNRTVITNINHLKMKLEEDLL, from the coding sequence ATTTTATTACAAGTATATAGACTTGTTTATAACACAGCTGCTTTAAATATTTTTTATGGAATTATTGCTACTTTCATTTTTTGGAAAATAGTAGAAATGTACAAAATGAAACTTCTTAGCATAGTTATAAGTGCTTTTTTTAAAGGAGGTTTCTTAGCTTTAATTATCTTATTTCAACCAGAAATAAGAAAATTTCTTCTTATAGTTGGGAGCAGAATTTTTTTTAAAAAATTTGTTTTTTCTCTATTCGAAAAATCTGAAGTTACTTCTTCAGTAAAAACTGAAACTATAGATAGTATTGTAAAAGCTTGTGCTATTTTTTCGGGAGATAAAACAGGAGGATTGATTGTGATTCAATTACATCAGGATCTAAAAGAATTTATCCAAAATGGAGATGAAATGGATGCCAAAATTAATATTCCTATTTTAGAAAGTATTTTCTATAAAAATAGTCCGTTACATGATGGTGCTGTTGTTGTAAGAAAAAATAAAATTGTGAGAACAAGAGCTATATTACCAGTATCTTATAATAAAGAAATTCCATCTCGTTTAGGTCTTCGTCATAGAGCTGCTATTGGATTATCTGAAAAAACAGACGCAATATGTCTCGTTATTTCTGAAGAAACTGGTTATATATCTTATATAAAAGATCAAAATAGAACAGTCATTACTAACATAAATCATCTAAAAATGAAACTTGAAGAAGATTTACTTTGA
- a CDS encoding UDP-N-acetylmuramoyl-tripeptide--D-alanyl-D-alanine ligase, which translates to MNIKNLYNLYTISSGVEINSKKVKKGSIFFALKGKNFNGNQFANEAISNGAMMSIVDDPRYTFPFKNIFFVKNTLFSLQELAKYHRLQLQNIPIIAITGSNGKTTTKELTAAILAEKYNLVHSTNENFNNHIGIPLTILSMSKKTQISVIEIGANHEKEIEKMCSIINPDYGYITNFGKAHLEGFKDMKGVIRGKLELYDFLKKNKKKVFVNGDDPIQLTNSLGMNRYIFSEKYNSYVNVKIKYSWNQKNLTSILDLNNLQIVSKLIGNYNLYNIASAITIGNYFQVSLKKIKKAVEKYVPNNYRSQIFQKKNIKIIMDCYNANPTSMKNALTYFNNQIEGKKIAILGDMDELGFSSKEEHQKIIFYLEKSNINTVFLIGEMFFHTTIKTSDKVKKFFNKNIFIQCINNYCSIILNTDYLLIKGSRKNYLESIIDLI; encoded by the coding sequence ATGAACATAAAAAATTTATATAATTTATATACTATTTCTTCTGGAGTAGAAATAAATAGTAAAAAAGTAAAAAAAGGTTCTATTTTCTTTGCTTTGAAAGGAAAAAATTTTAATGGAAACCAATTTGCTAATGAAGCCATTTCAAATGGAGCAATGATGTCAATAGTAGATGATCCAAGATACACTTTTCCTTTTAAAAATATTTTTTTTGTAAAAAATACTTTGTTTTCTTTGCAAGAATTAGCAAAGTATCATAGATTACAACTTCAAAATATTCCTATTATTGCTATTACTGGAAGTAATGGAAAAACAACAACTAAAGAATTAACAGCAGCTATTTTAGCTGAAAAATATAATCTTGTTCATTCTACTAATGAAAATTTCAATAATCATATAGGAATTCCATTGACGATTCTATCTATGTCTAAAAAGACACAAATTTCTGTGATAGAAATAGGAGCTAATCATGAAAAAGAAATAGAAAAAATGTGTTCTATAATTAATCCAGACTATGGATATATAACTAATTTTGGAAAAGCTCATTTAGAAGGATTTAAAGATATGAAAGGAGTGATTCGTGGAAAATTAGAATTATACGATTTTTTAAAAAAAAATAAAAAAAAAGTTTTTGTAAATGGAGATGATCCCATTCAATTAACTAATAGTTTAGGAATGAATAGATATATTTTCTCTGAAAAATATAATTCATATGTAAATGTAAAAATTAAATATTCATGGAATCAAAAAAATTTAACATCTATTTTAGATTTGAATAATCTACAAATAGTATCCAAATTAATAGGAAACTATAATTTATACAATATAGCTTCTGCCATAACTATTGGGAATTATTTTCAAGTTTCTTTAAAAAAAATTAAAAAAGCTGTGGAAAAGTATGTTCCCAACAATTATAGATCTCAAATTTTTCAAAAAAAAAATATAAAAATTATTATGGATTGCTATAATGCCAATCCTACTAGTATGAAGAATGCTCTCACATATTTTAATAATCAAATTGAAGGTAAAAAAATAGCTATATTGGGAGATATGGATGAATTAGGTTTTTCTTCTAAAGAAGAACATCAAAAAATTATTTTTTATCTAGAAAAAAGTAATATCAACACAGTTTTTTTAATTGGAGAAATGTTTTTTCACACTACTATTAAAACTTCTGATAAAGTGAAAAAGTTTTTTAATAAAAATATTTTTATACAGTGTATAAACAATTATTGTTCTATTATTCTTAATACAGA